A genomic window from Punica granatum isolate Tunisia-2019 chromosome 2, ASM765513v2, whole genome shotgun sequence includes:
- the LOC116193606 gene encoding aspartic proteinase CDR1-like → MARRSGAYVINEDAGAPLVPDFLGLAFLANITIGEPASEQLVMVDTASTLLWIQCTPCLTCQRQIPLLFEPLKSSTYSNIPCTPPGTAACTDVGGKCDPTNGCLFRLSYFDRTEVSGNLASEKLVFGTSDDGKVTITIKVFGCAHENRALTSDNQQSGILGLGYDNISLTEQLGGKFSICLGDIHDPNYPHNKLIFGEGAVFEGDVTPIVSTQDGFYYVTLDGISVGEEKLNIDPNVFKLSSSGQGGTILDTGTTMMTMNRGGYDPLQNKVQSILNGSLQRTDFSIGGIPMLCYNGEVDRDLSSFPAVSLHLAGGADIVLDTHSMFRQVNGVTLCMAVAPADNVEGMTIIGAFAQQSYNVGYDIAAGKVYVQRIDCELLES, encoded by the exons ATGGCGAGGAGAAGCGGTGCCTATGTTATAAACGAGGATGCCGGTGCCCCTCTCGTCCCTGACTTTCTCGGTTTAGCGTTCCTTGCCAATATAACGATCGGGGAGCCAGCAAGCGAGCAACTTGTGATGGTTGACACTGCTAGCACGCTCTTGTGGATCCAATGTACACCGTGCTTGACATGCCAAAGGCAAATCCCTCTGTTGTTTGAACCTCTTAAATCATCGACCTACTCTAATATCCCCTGCACCCCACCTGGGACCGCAGCATGTACTGATGTTGGGGGTAAGTGCGATCCAACAAACGGCTGCTTGTTCCGTCTCTCGTACTTTGACAGGACAGAGGTGTCGGGGAACCTCGCCTCTGAGAAACTTGTCTTTGGGACATCAGATGATGGGAAAGTTACCATCACGATCAAGGTCTTTGGTTGCGCCCACGAAAATCGGGCCCTGACATCGGATAACCAGCAAAGCGGGATCCTAGGGCTAGGGTATGATAATATCTCTCTAACTGAACAGCTCGGCGGCAAGTTCTCCATCTGCTTGGGCGACATTCACGACCCGAACTACCCGCACAACAA GTTGATCTTCGGTGAAGGAGCGGTGTTTGAGGGTGATGTGACGCCCATTGTAAGTACGCAAGATGGATTCTACTATGTGACATTGGACGGTATCAGTGTTGGGGAAGAGAAGCTAAACATCGACCCCAACGTGTTTAAACTGAGTTCCTCAGGCCAGGGCGGGACCATCCTCGACACGGGTACCACGATGATGACGATGAACAGAGGTGGGTACGACCCAttgcaaaataaagttcaGAGCATACTCAATGGGTCGCTGCAGAGGACCGACTTCAGCATAGGAGGCATACCGATGTTGTGCTACAATGGAGAAGTGGACCGGGACCTTTCAAGCTTCCCAGCGGTCTCCTTACACCTCGCTGGTGGGGCTGACATTGTGCTCGATACACATAGCATGTTCCGACAAGTAAATGGAGTTACCCTGTGCATGGCGGTTGCTCCAGCAGACAACGTGGAGGGCATGACGATAATAGGAGCCTTCGCACAACAGTCTTACAATGTGGGTTACGACATTGCTGCCGGGAAAGTTTACGTACAGAGGATTGACTGCGAACTTCTTGAAAGCTAA